The following are from one region of the Coregonus clupeaformis isolate EN_2021a unplaced genomic scaffold, ASM2061545v1 scaf1979, whole genome shotgun sequence genome:
- the LOC121543088 gene encoding nuclear receptor subfamily 2 group F member 5, with the protein MYFAHENQMPYLLLNPFFLSPSAVQRGRMSNSQSSPGQYLTNGSDPYNGQPYLSGFISLLLRAEPYPTSRYGSQCMQGNNLMGIENICELAARLLFSAVEWAKNIPFFPDLQLMDQVALLRMSWSELFVLNAAQCSMPLHVAPLLAAAGLHASPMSAERVVAFMDHIRVFQEQVEKLKVLQVDTAEYSCLKSIVLFTSDAMGLSDVAHVESIQEKSQCALEEYVRNQYPSQPNRFGRLLLRLPSLRIVSSPVIEQLFFVRLVGKTPIETLLRDMLLSGSSYNWPYMPVQRDRPISLHYNENGP; encoded by the exons ATGTATTTTGCTCATGAAAATCAAATGCCATATCTCCTTCTTaaccctttctttctctctccctcagctgTCCAGAGAGGCCGCATGTCCAACTCCCAGTCCAGCCCGGGTCAGTACCTGACCAATGGCAGCGACCCTTACAACGGGCAGCCCTACCTATCTGGATTCATCTCTCTGCTGTTGCGCGCCGAGCCCTACCCCACATCCCGTTACGGGTCCCAGTGCATGCAGGGAAACAACCTGATGGGCATCGAGAACATCTGCGAGCTGGCCGCACGGCTGCTCTTCAGCGCTGTGGAGTGGGCCAAGAACATCCCCTTCTTCCCTGACCTGCAGCTCATGGACCAG GTGGCGCTCCTGCGCATGTCATGGAGTGAGTTGTTTGTGTTGAACGCGGCCCAGTGCTCCATGCCACTGCACGTGGCGCCCCTGCTGGCGGCTGCCGGCCTGCACGCATCGCCCATGTCTGCGGAACGCGTGGTGGCGTTCATGGACCACATCCGGGTGTTCCAGGAGCAGGTGGAGAAACTGAAGGTTCTGCAGGTGGACACGGCTGAGTACTCCTGCCTCAAATCCATTGTGCTCTTCACATCCG atGCCATGGGCCTGTCGGATGTGGCCCACGTGGAGAGCATCCAGGAGAAGTCCCAGTGTGCCCTGGAGGAGTATGTGAGGAACCAGTACCCCAGCCAGCCCAACCGCTTCGGCCGCCTGCTCCTGCGGCTGCCCTCCCTCCGCATCGTCTCCTCGCCCGTCATTGAGCAGCTCTTCTTCGTGCGCCTGGTGGGCAAGACGCCCATCGAGACGCTGCTGCGCGACATGCTCCTCTCGGGCTCCAGCTACAACTGGCCCTACATGCCCGTGCAGCGCGACCGCCCCATCTCCCTCCACTACAATGAGAATGGGCCCTGA